Proteins found in one Vulpes vulpes isolate BD-2025 chromosome 13, VulVul3, whole genome shotgun sequence genomic segment:
- the BGLAP gene encoding osteocalcin, translating into MRSLMVLALLAVAALCLCLAGPADAKPSGAESRRGGAAFVSKREGSEVVRRLRRYLDSGLGAPAPYPDPLEPKREVCELNPNCDELADHIGFQEAYQRFYGPV; encoded by the exons ATGCGGTCCCTGATGGTCCTTGCCCTGCTGGCCGTGGCCgcactctgcctctgcctggctggCCCAGCAG ATGCAAAGCCCAGCGGTGCTGAATCCCGCAGAGGAGGTGCAG CCTTCGTGTCCAAGCGGGAGGGCAGCGAGGTGGTGAGGAGGCTCCGGCGCTACCTGGACTCTGGGCTGGG GGCCCCGGCCCCCTACCCGGATCCCCTGGAGCCCAAGAGGGAAGTATGTGAGCTCAACCCCAACTGTGACGAGCTGGCTGACCACATTGGCTTCCAGGAAGCTTACCAGCGCTTCTATGGCCCGGTCTAG
- the PAQR6 gene encoding membrane progestin receptor delta isoform X2 gives MLSLKLPQLLRVHQVPRVFWEDGIMSGYRRPTSSARDCVLSSFQMTNETVNIWTHFLPTWYFLWRLLALAGGPGFRAEPYHRPLLVFLLPACLYPFASCCAHTFSSMSARARHICYFLDYGALSLYSLGCAFPYAAYSMPASWLHSRLHQLFVPAAALNSFLCTGLSCYSRFPELESPGLSKILRTAAFTYPFLFDNLPLFYRLGLCWGRGHTCGQEALSPSHSYHLLCALLTGFLFASHLPERLAPGRFDYIGHSHQLFHICAVLGTHFQLEAVLADMGSRRAWLAMQEPPLGLVGTVATLGLAVAGNLLIIAAFTTSLFRAPSTSPLLQGSPLEGVVKARQH, from the exons ATGCTCAGTCTCAAGCTACCCCAACTCCTTCGAGTCCACCAGGTCCCTCGG GTGTTCTGGGAAGACGGCATCATGTCTGGCTACCGCCGCCCCACCAGCTCGGCCCGGGACTGTGTCCTCAGCTCCTTCCAGATGACCAACGAAACTGTCAACATCTGGACTCACTTCCTGCCCACGTG gtaCTTCCTGTGGCGCCTGCTGGCGCTGGCGGGGGGCCCGGGCTTCCGGGCGGAGCCGTACCACCGGCCGCTGCTCGTCTTCTTGCTGCCCGCCTGCCTCTACCCCTTTGCTTCGTGCTGCGCGCACACCTTCAGCTCCATGTCGGCCCGCGCGCGCCACATTTGCTACTTCCTGGACTACGGCGCGCTCAGCCTCTACAGCCTGG GCTGTGCCTTCCCCTATGCCGCCTACTCCATGCCGGCCTCCTGGCTGCACAGCCGCCTCCATCAGCTCTTCGTGCCTGCTGCCGCACTCAATTCCTTCCTGTGTACCGGCCTCTCCTGCTACTCTCG CTTCCCTGAACTTGAGAGCCCTGGGCTCAGTAAGATCCTCCGCACAGCTGCCTTCACCTATCCCTTCCTGTTTGACAACCTCCCGCTCTTCTACCGG CTTGGATTATGCTGGGGCAGAGGCCACACCTGTGGGCAGGAGGCGCTGAGCCCCAGCCACAGCTACCACCTCCTCTGTGCACTGCTCACCGGCTTCCTCTTCGCCTCTCACCTGCCTGAGCGGCTGGCCCCAGGGCGCTTTGACTACATTG gcCACAGTCACCAGCTGTTCCACATCTGTGCTGTGCTGGGCACCCACTTCCAGCTGGAGGCAGTGCTGGCCGATATGGGATCTCGCCGGGCCTGGCTGGCCATGCAGGAGCCGCCCTTGGGCCTGGTGGGCACAGTAGCCACGCTGGGCCTGGCAGTGGCTGGGAACCTGCTCATCATTGCTGCCTTCACAACCTCTCTGTTTCGGGCCCCCAGCACAAGCCCCCTGCTGCAGGGCAGCCCCTTGGAGGGGGTTGTGAAGGCCAGACAACACTGA
- the PAQR6 gene encoding membrane progestin receptor delta isoform X1, whose amino-acid sequence MCLEWQAGQRSCGHPEAVHRSAWRCWAAMLSLKLPQLLRVHQVPRVFWEDGIMSGYRRPTSSARDCVLSSFQMTNETVNIWTHFLPTWYFLWRLLALAGGPGFRAEPYHRPLLVFLLPACLYPFASCCAHTFSSMSARARHICYFLDYGALSLYSLGCAFPYAAYSMPASWLHSRLHQLFVPAAALNSFLCTGLSCYSRFPELESPGLSKILRTAAFTYPFLFDNLPLFYRLGLCWGRGHTCGQEALSPSHSYHLLCALLTGFLFASHLPERLAPGRFDYIGHSHQLFHICAVLGTHFQLEAVLADMGSRRAWLAMQEPPLGLVGTVATLGLAVAGNLLIIAAFTTSLFRAPSTSPLLQGSPLEGVVKARQH is encoded by the exons ATGTGCCTGGAGTGGCAGGCGGGGCAGCGGAGCTGCGGCCACCCGGAGGCAGTGCACAG GTCAGCGTGGAGGTGCTGGGCTGCCATGCTCAGTCTCAAGCTACCCCAACTCCTTCGAGTCCACCAGGTCCCTCGG GTGTTCTGGGAAGACGGCATCATGTCTGGCTACCGCCGCCCCACCAGCTCGGCCCGGGACTGTGTCCTCAGCTCCTTCCAGATGACCAACGAAACTGTCAACATCTGGACTCACTTCCTGCCCACGTG gtaCTTCCTGTGGCGCCTGCTGGCGCTGGCGGGGGGCCCGGGCTTCCGGGCGGAGCCGTACCACCGGCCGCTGCTCGTCTTCTTGCTGCCCGCCTGCCTCTACCCCTTTGCTTCGTGCTGCGCGCACACCTTCAGCTCCATGTCGGCCCGCGCGCGCCACATTTGCTACTTCCTGGACTACGGCGCGCTCAGCCTCTACAGCCTGG GCTGTGCCTTCCCCTATGCCGCCTACTCCATGCCGGCCTCCTGGCTGCACAGCCGCCTCCATCAGCTCTTCGTGCCTGCTGCCGCACTCAATTCCTTCCTGTGTACCGGCCTCTCCTGCTACTCTCG CTTCCCTGAACTTGAGAGCCCTGGGCTCAGTAAGATCCTCCGCACAGCTGCCTTCACCTATCCCTTCCTGTTTGACAACCTCCCGCTCTTCTACCGG CTTGGATTATGCTGGGGCAGAGGCCACACCTGTGGGCAGGAGGCGCTGAGCCCCAGCCACAGCTACCACCTCCTCTGTGCACTGCTCACCGGCTTCCTCTTCGCCTCTCACCTGCCTGAGCGGCTGGCCCCAGGGCGCTTTGACTACATTG gcCACAGTCACCAGCTGTTCCACATCTGTGCTGTGCTGGGCACCCACTTCCAGCTGGAGGCAGTGCTGGCCGATATGGGATCTCGCCGGGCCTGGCTGGCCATGCAGGAGCCGCCCTTGGGCCTGGTGGGCACAGTAGCCACGCTGGGCCTGGCAGTGGCTGGGAACCTGCTCATCATTGCTGCCTTCACAACCTCTCTGTTTCGGGCCCCCAGCACAAGCCCCCTGCTGCAGGGCAGCCCCTTGGAGGGGGTTGTGAAGGCCAGACAACACTGA
- the PAQR6 gene encoding membrane progestin receptor delta isoform X3 — protein MSGYRRPTSSARDCVLSSFQMTNETVNIWTHFLPTWYFLWRLLALAGGPGFRAEPYHRPLLVFLLPACLYPFASCCAHTFSSMSARARHICYFLDYGALSLYSLGCAFPYAAYSMPASWLHSRLHQLFVPAAALNSFLCTGLSCYSRFPELESPGLSKILRTAAFTYPFLFDNLPLFYRLGLCWGRGHTCGQEALSPSHSYHLLCALLTGFLFASHLPERLAPGRFDYIGHSHQLFHICAVLGTHFQLEAVLADMGSRRAWLAMQEPPLGLVGTVATLGLAVAGNLLIIAAFTTSLFRAPSTSPLLQGSPLEGVVKARQH, from the exons ATGTCTGGCTACCGCCGCCCCACCAGCTCGGCCCGGGACTGTGTCCTCAGCTCCTTCCAGATGACCAACGAAACTGTCAACATCTGGACTCACTTCCTGCCCACGTG gtaCTTCCTGTGGCGCCTGCTGGCGCTGGCGGGGGGCCCGGGCTTCCGGGCGGAGCCGTACCACCGGCCGCTGCTCGTCTTCTTGCTGCCCGCCTGCCTCTACCCCTTTGCTTCGTGCTGCGCGCACACCTTCAGCTCCATGTCGGCCCGCGCGCGCCACATTTGCTACTTCCTGGACTACGGCGCGCTCAGCCTCTACAGCCTGG GCTGTGCCTTCCCCTATGCCGCCTACTCCATGCCGGCCTCCTGGCTGCACAGCCGCCTCCATCAGCTCTTCGTGCCTGCTGCCGCACTCAATTCCTTCCTGTGTACCGGCCTCTCCTGCTACTCTCG CTTCCCTGAACTTGAGAGCCCTGGGCTCAGTAAGATCCTCCGCACAGCTGCCTTCACCTATCCCTTCCTGTTTGACAACCTCCCGCTCTTCTACCGG CTTGGATTATGCTGGGGCAGAGGCCACACCTGTGGGCAGGAGGCGCTGAGCCCCAGCCACAGCTACCACCTCCTCTGTGCACTGCTCACCGGCTTCCTCTTCGCCTCTCACCTGCCTGAGCGGCTGGCCCCAGGGCGCTTTGACTACATTG gcCACAGTCACCAGCTGTTCCACATCTGTGCTGTGCTGGGCACCCACTTCCAGCTGGAGGCAGTGCTGGCCGATATGGGATCTCGCCGGGCCTGGCTGGCCATGCAGGAGCCGCCCTTGGGCCTGGTGGGCACAGTAGCCACGCTGGGCCTGGCAGTGGCTGGGAACCTGCTCATCATTGCTGCCTTCACAACCTCTCTGTTTCGGGCCCCCAGCACAAGCCCCCTGCTGCAGGGCAGCCCCTTGGAGGGGGTTGTGAAGGCCAGACAACACTGA